From Thermodesulfobacteriota bacterium, a single genomic window includes:
- a CDS encoding GlxA family transcriptional regulator, translating into MKRVLILAFENTVATTFTGPLDVFHQAGRLYDRLMGDRETPYFEVELVSLDGRTFATRTGLRVTPHRSIAGAPRADLVLVSALASLNSDRYPGAVDWLGEQAARGADLASVCTGAFLLAATGLLDGKEATTHWAFADAFRARYPAVDLRPERILTDGGRVYCSAGFTAAVDLSLYLVEKYCGRDVALHTAKAMLSDHGRTSQSPYAVFRLRKDHADARVLEVQDWLETHFSEEVRYPELAGRFGLSPRTLERRFKAAAGVTPLAYLHRVRVEASKRLLEETGKSFEEITWAVGYGDGGFFRKVFVKETGLRPSEYRQRFRR; encoded by the coding sequence GTGAAGCGCGTCCTCATCCTGGCCTTCGAAAACACGGTGGCCACTACCTTTACGGGCCCCCTCGACGTGTTCCACCAAGCCGGGCGCCTCTACGACCGCCTCATGGGGGACCGGGAAACGCCCTACTTCGAGGTGGAGCTCGTGAGCCTCGACGGCAGGACCTTTGCGACCCGCACCGGGCTGCGGGTCACCCCCCACCGCAGCATCGCCGGTGCGCCCCGCGCCGACCTGGTCCTGGTCTCGGCCCTGGCCTCCCTCAACAGCGACCGGTACCCGGGCGCCGTGGACTGGCTCGGGGAGCAGGCCGCGCGGGGGGCGGACCTCGCGAGCGTGTGCACCGGCGCCTTCCTGCTCGCGGCCACCGGGCTGCTCGACGGCAAGGAGGCCACCACCCACTGGGCCTTCGCGGATGCCTTCCGGGCGCGCTACCCGGCGGTGGACCTGCGCCCGGAGCGGATCCTTACCGACGGGGGCCGGGTGTACTGCTCCGCCGGCTTCACCGCCGCCGTGGATCTCTCCCTGTACCTGGTGGAGAAGTACTGCGGGCGCGACGTGGCGCTCCACACGGCAAAGGCCATGCTCTCGGACCACGGCCGCACCAGCCAGTCGCCCTACGCGGTCTTCCGCCTCCGGAAGGACCACGCCGACGCCCGCGTCCTGGAGGTCCAGGACTGGCTCGAGACCCACTTCTCGGAGGAGGTGCGGTACCCGGAGCTCGCCGGGCGGTTCGGCCTGAGCCCCCGGACCCTGGAGAGGCGCTTCAAGGCGGCTGCCGGAGTCACGCCGCTCGCCTACCTCCACCGGGTGCGGGTGGAGGCTTCCAAGCGCCTCCTGGAGGAGACCGGCAAGAGCTTCGAGGAGATTACCTGGGCCGTGGGCTACGGCGACGGGGGCTTCTTCCGGAAGGTCTTCGTCAAGGAGACCGGTTTGCGGCCGTCGGAGTATCGGCAGCGCTTTCGCCGGTAG
- a CDS encoding HD domain-containing phosphohydrolase — protein sequence MFQGIRFKLTTLTFLLVATITTASSVVAMNVMDEFLLGQLVRRGLAIGRSVSSAAAYSFLAEDRLALDNLVSKVREQQEDIVFVAVVDQSGRLRAHSDLRRTGEALVEAQGRLLETEPDGARVLRVLRDEEPAFDFRVPISFAGKHLGQVHLEIANDALVTAQSRARTKVFLVSALVLALGVAGTFLISRLITTPIKVLARCVSELSAGQYKEEIPARARDELGELSRSFNEMARLITEQQGSLQQYARDLEGAYVGTVKVLATAIEARDPYTLGHSERVAKLSVAIGRILGLEEAELRDLELACLFHDVGKIRTPDQVLQKLERLTEEERRVIMRHPEDGADVLRIVESLHDLIPGVLHHHEWYDGRGYPDGLSEDQIPLFAAIIAIADSYDAMTSSRPYREALTPGQAAAELLSYRGTQFHPQLTDLLLEVLERDGVLAGKEPLACRA from the coding sequence TTGTTCCAGGGGATTCGCTTCAAGCTCACGACCCTAACGTTTCTCCTCGTGGCCACCATCACCACGGCGTCTTCGGTAGTCGCGATGAACGTCATGGACGAGTTCCTCCTGGGCCAACTCGTGAGGCGCGGGCTCGCCATCGGACGCAGCGTGTCGAGCGCCGCGGCGTACAGCTTCCTCGCCGAAGACAGGCTGGCGCTGGACAACCTCGTCTCAAAGGTCCGCGAGCAGCAGGAGGACATCGTATTCGTGGCCGTGGTGGACCAGAGTGGGCGGCTCCGGGCCCACAGCGACCTCCGGCGCACCGGCGAAGCTCTGGTGGAAGCCCAGGGCCGCCTTCTCGAGACAGAGCCGGACGGCGCCAGGGTCCTGCGGGTGCTTCGGGACGAGGAGCCGGCCTTCGACTTTCGGGTTCCGATCTCCTTCGCCGGAAAGCACCTGGGTCAGGTCCACTTGGAGATCGCCAACGACGCCCTGGTCACGGCCCAGTCCCGGGCCAGGACCAAGGTATTCCTCGTCTCCGCGCTGGTCCTCGCCCTGGGAGTGGCCGGCACCTTCTTGATCTCCAGGCTGATCACCACGCCGATCAAGGTGCTGGCCCGGTGTGTTTCCGAGCTCTCGGCGGGGCAGTACAAGGAGGAGATCCCCGCGCGGGCCCGGGACGAGCTGGGCGAGCTGAGCCGCAGCTTCAACGAGATGGCGAGGCTCATCACGGAACAGCAGGGCAGCTTGCAGCAGTATGCCCGGGACCTGGAGGGGGCGTACGTGGGGACCGTCAAGGTCCTAGCCACGGCGATCGAGGCCCGGGACCCCTATACCCTCGGCCATTCCGAGCGGGTGGCGAAGCTGTCGGTGGCCATCGGCAGGATCCTGGGCCTGGAGGAGGCCGAGCTTCGGGACTTGGAGCTCGCGTGCCTGTTCCACGACGTGGGGAAGATCCGGACCCCCGACCAGGTCCTCCAGAAGCTGGAGCGGCTGACCGAGGAGGAACGGCGCGTCATCATGCGCCACCCCGAGGACGGAGCCGACGTCTTGCGCATCGTGGAGTCGCTCCACGATCTCATCCCGGGCGTCCTCCACCACCACGAGTGGTACGACGGTCGCGGCTATCCGGATGGGCTCTCGGAGGACCAGATCCCTCTCTTCGCCGCCATCATCGCCATCGCCGACTCCTACGACGCCATGACCTCTTCGCGGCCCTACCGCGAAGCGCTGACGCCGGGGCAGGCCGCGGCGGAGCTGCTCTCCTATCGGGGAACCCAGTTCCACCCCCAGCTCACCGACCTCCTCCTGGAGGTCCTGGAACGGGACGGGGTCCTGGCGGGCAAGGAGCCGCTGGCGTGCCGGGCTTGA